A genomic window from Salvia splendens isolate huo1 chromosome 11, SspV2, whole genome shotgun sequence includes:
- the LOC121756124 gene encoding 26S proteasome regulatory subunit 6A homolog, with product MATPMLEDNFDDDQLSSMTTEDITRASRLLDNEIRILKEELQRTNLELESFREKIKENQEKIKLNKQLPYLVGNIVEILEMNPEEEAEEDGANIDLDSQRKGKCVVLKTSTRQTIFLPVVGLVDPDTLKPGDLVGVNKDSYLILDTLPSEYDSRVKAMEVDEKPTEDYNDVGGLEKQIQELVEAIVLPMTHKERFQKLGVRPPKGVLLYGPPGTGKTLMARACAAQTNATFLKLAGPQLVQMFIGDGAKLVRDAFQLAKEKSPCIIFIDEIDAIGTKRFDSEVSGDREVQRTMLELLNQLDGFSSDDRIKVIAATNRADILDPALMRSGRLDRKIEFPHPTEEARARILQIHSRKMNVHPDVNFEELARSTDDFNGAQLKAVCVEAGMLALRRDATEVNHEDFNEGIIQVQAKKKASLNYYA from the exons ATGGCGACGCCCATGTTGGAGGACAATTTCGACGACGACCAGCTCTCCTCCATGACTACCGAGGACATTACTCGCGCCTCTCGTCTTCTTGATAACGAAATCCGTATTCTCAAG GAAGAGTTACAGAGGACGAATCTGGAGTTGGAGTCGTTCCGCGAGAAGATTAAAGAGAATCAGGAAAAAATCAAGCTGAATAAGCAGCTTCCTTACTTGGTCGGAAACATTGTGGAG ATATTGGAAATGAACCCAGAGGAAGAAGCTGAAGAAGATGGTGCAAATATTGATCTCGATTCACAAAGGAAGGGCAAATGTGTTGTGCTAAAAACATCTACACGCCAG ACAATTTTCTTGCCTGTGGTCGGTTTGGTCGATCCTGACACGTTGAAGCCTGGAGATCTTGTTGGAGTAAACAAAGACAGTTATCTCATATTGGATACTTTGCCATCCGAGTATGACTCTCGTGTTAAGGCTATGGAGGTTGATGAGAAACCAACTGAGGACTACAATGATGTTGGTGGCTTGGAGAAACAG ATTCAAGAGTTGGTTGAGGCAATTGTGTTGCCAATGACACACAAAGAGAGATTTCAGAAGTTAGGAGTTCGCCCACCAAAAGGAGTCCTTCTTTACGGTCCTCCTGGAACTGGGAAAACTCTGATGGCCCGTGCATGTGCAGCCCAAACAAATGCCACTTTTTTAAAGCTAGCAGGTCCCCAACTCGTTCAG aTGTTCATTGGAGATGGAGCAAAGCTTGTACGTGATGCTTTCCAACTTGCTAAAGAAAAATCACCCTGCATCATTTTTATCGATGAGATAGATGCTATTGGTACAAAGCGTTTTGATAG TGAAGTAAGTGGTGACAGAGAAGTTCAAAGAACCATGTTAGAATTGCTCAACCAACTTGATGGTTTTAGCAGCGATGATCGGATAAAG GTAATAGCAGCAACAAATCGAGCCGATATTTTAGACCCTGCTTTGATGCGGTCTGGTCGATTGGATCGTAAAATAGAATTTCCTCACCCTACTGAGGAAGCAAGGGCTCGCATTTTGCAG ATTCATTCCAGAAAAATGAATGTTCATCCTGATGTCAACTTTGAGGAGCTTGCTCGCTCAACAGATGACTTCAATGGGGCTCAACTTAAAGCTGTTTGCGTGGAAGCAGGCATGTTAGCACTTCGCCGTGATGCCACTGAG GTTAACCATGAAGATTTCAATGAAGGCATCATCCAAGTTCAAGCGAAAAAGAAAGCCAGCTTGAATTACTATGCTTAG
- the LOC121755131 gene encoding cytosolic sulfotransferase 5-like produces the protein MSNDILPKASYWGIPDSLTQLDGFWLISTAVDPATTFRSNFNARDDDVILASMLKTGTTWLKALAHSILKKGESGDPLTKDNPHNLVPTLEFEALSSANTKFDIYDASGPRLLHTHLPYSILPGSVKNSACKIVYIARNPKDTLISMWHFYNAIVVMGGQEPVSLDEAVDGFCSGVHPFGPFSDHAAEYWLESRRWPEKVLFLKYEEMKSDPKREVSRIAEFMGRPLTKEGEAEELLWRCSLERLKNLEVNSTGHDVGPMPNAAFFRKGQVGDYKNYLTSQMEERIHQTVGLKLEALGIFF, from the coding sequence ATGTCCAACGATATCCTCCCAAAAGCGAGTTACTGGGGCATACCCGACTCCCTGACCCAGTTGGATGGTTTCTGGCTGATCAGCACAGCAGTCGACCCGGCCACGACCTTCCGCTCCAACTTCAACGCCCGCGACGACGACGTCATTCTGGCGTCGATGCTCAAGACCGGCACCACGTGGCTCAAGGCGCTCGCCCATTCCATCCTCAAAAAAGGCGAAAGCGGCGATCCCCTAACCAAAGACAACCCTCATAACCTCGTCCCCACCCTCGAGTTCGAGGCCTTGTCGTCCGCCAACACCAAGTTCGACATCTACGATGCCTCGGGGCCTCGCCTCCTCCACACCCACCTCCCATACTCCATCCTCCCGGGCTCCGTCAAGAACTCCGCCTGCAAGATCGTCTACATCGCGAGAAACCCCAAGGACACCCTCATCTCCATGTGGCACTTCTATAATGCCATAGTGGTTATGGGCGGTCAAGAGCCGGTGTCGCTTGACGAGGCTGTGGATGGCTTCTGCTCCGGCGTGCATCCCTTCGGCCCCTTCTCAGATCACGCGGCAGAGTACTGGCTGGAGAGCAGGAGATGGCCGGAGAAGGTGTTGTTCCTCAAGTATGAGGAGATGAAATCGGACCCAAAGAGGGAGGTTTCAAGGATTGCTGAGTTTATGGGGAGGCCGTTGACGAAGGAAGGAGAGGCGGAGGAGCTTTTGTGGAGGTGCAGTTTGGAGAGGCTTAAGAATTTGGAGGTGAATTCGACTGGACATGATGTGGGGCCCATGCCCAATGCTGCATTTTTTAGGAAGGGTCAAGTTGGAGATTACAAGAATTATTTGACGTCTCAAATGGAAGAACGGATTCATCAAACCGTCGGCCTAAAGCTTGAGGCGTTAGGCATCTTTTTCTAG
- the LOC121754741 gene encoding non-lysosomal glucosylceramidase-like: protein MYQQNHFIISSNDSNKNPFLARNTNLYSQIISECPCFVISGNSQGITARDMWCEIKERGSFDHLNSEHVSTPSEPGSLIGAAVTASLTIPAGTVQSVTFSVAWACLEINFQAGRTYHRRYTEFYGTHGNMASSISHDAIVERFRWESEIEAWQRPILEDKRLPEWYPPTLFNELYYLNSGGTIWTDGTPPIHSIRTVGERKFSLDRLGSNSSRTVNTTEGNDTAIDILERMTSMLQDVHTSASMSSALGTNLLQKGEENVASSSTLKGIEYHMCNTYDVHFYVSFALTMLFPKLELSIQRDFAAAVMMHDPSRMILLQDGTCVQRKVLGAVPHDIGMRDPWIELNFYNLHNTDRWKDLNPKFVLQVYRDVVATGNKEFARAVWPSVYVALAYMEQFDKDGDGMIENEGFPDQTYDTWSVTGVSAYCGGLWVAALQAASAIAHVVGDKGSEDYYWFRFEKAKKVYEKLWNGSYFIYDNSGSSTSSSIQADQLAGQWYARACGLLPIVDEIKAKKALETVYNFNVLKVKNGQVGAANGMLPNGEADMCTLQSREIWSGITYAVAAGMIHENMVETAFKTAVGVHEVAWADEGKGYVEYAFQTPGGWDFEGRYRSLGYMRPLTIWAMQWALTRQNKLPLPELKEEITEEAVVKKQHDGFTRVARLLKQSEEPDSRSLFQVVFDYTCKRMLA from the exons ATGTATCAACagaatcattttattatttcttctaATGATTCTAACAAAAATCCATTTTTGGCGCGAAACACTAATTTATATTCTCAAATTATATCAGAGTGCCCGTGTTTTGTGATATCCGGAAACTCACAAGGTATTACAGCAAGGGACATGTGGTGTGAAATCAAAGAG CGTGGATCGTTTGACCACCTAAATTCCGAACACGTATCAACACCTTCTGAACCAGGTTCACTTATTGGGGCAGCCGTGACAGCTTCTTTGACTATTCCTGCAGGAACTGTACAAAGTGTTACATTTTCTGTGGCATGGGCTTGCTTAGAAATAAACTTTCAAGCAGGAAGAACCTATCACAG GCGTTATACTGAATTCTATGGCACCCATGGTAACATGGCATCAAGCATTTCTCATGATGCTATTGTTG AACGTTTTCGTTGGGAGTCAGAAATTGAAGCATGGCAAAGACCTATTCTCGAAGACAAGAGACTTCCTGAATG GTACCCGCCCACACTTTTCAATGAACTGTACTATCTTAACTCAGGGGGAACAATTTGGACAG ATGGAACTCCACCAATACATAGTATACGTACTGTTGGTGAAAGAAAGTTTTCACTTGACAGATTAGGCTCAAATAGTAGTCGTACAGTCAATACCACTGAGGGAAATGACACAGCAATAGACATCCTTGAAAGAATGACATCAATGCTTCAGGATGTTCATACTTCTGCATCAATGAGTTCTGCTCTCGGAACAAACTTGCTCCAGAAAGGAGAGGAAAATGTGGCCAGTTCCTCTACCTTGAAGGGGATTGAATATCACATGTGTAATACATATGATGTCCACTTTTATGTTTCATTTGCATTAACCATGTTGTTTCCCAAACTTGAACTCAGCATACAAAGAGACTTTGCTGCCGCAGTGATGATGCATGATCCTAGTAGGATGATACTTTTACAGGACGGAACATGTGTCCAGAGAAAAGTTCTTGGTGCTGTTCCTCATGATATTGGAATGAGAGATCCATGGATTGAATTAAACTTTTACAACCTTCACAATACAGATAGGTGGAAAGACTTGAATCCGAAGTTTGTCCTCCAAGTTTACCGAGATGTGGTTGCCACAGGCAATAAAGAGTTTGCTCGAGCAGTGTGGCCATCAGTCTATGTTGCACTGGCTTACATGGAACAGTTTGACAAGGACGGAGATGGCATGATAGAAAATGAAGGGTTTCCAGATCAAACATACGATACATGGTCTGTAACTGGTGTGAGTGCATACTGTGGTGGCCTATGGGTTGCAGCTTTGCAGGCTGCTTCAGCAATTGCACACGTGGTTGGGGACAAGGGTTCTGAAGACTACTATTGGTTTCGGTTTGAGAAAGCAAAGAAGGTGTATGAAAAGTTGTGGAACggatcttattttatttatgataaCAGCGGCAGCAGTACAAGCTCATCCATCCAGGCTGATCAATTGGCTGGACAATG GTATGCTCGAGCGTGTGGTCTTTTACCcattgttgatgaaataaaggCAAAAAAAGCTCTTGAGACAGTATACAACTTCAATGTATTGAAGGTGAAAAATGGGCAGGTAGGGGCAGCAAACGGGATGCTTCCAAATGGAGAAGCTGATATGTGTACATTGCAGTCGAGAGAAATATGGAGTGGGATTACATATGCTGTTGCGGCAGGCATGATCCACGAAAATATGGTAGAAACAGCATTCAAAACTGCAGTGGGTGTCCATGAAGTAGCCTGGGCAGATGAGGGTAAAGGATACGTTGA ATATGCATTCCAGACGCCCGGGGGTTGGGACTTTGAAGGGCGGTACAGATCTCTTGGTTACATGCGACCTCTAACGATCTGGGCGATGCAATGGGCACTAACACGACAGAATAAGTTGCCATTGCCGGAACTGAAGGAAGAGATCACCGAAGAAGCTGTGGTGAAGAAGCAACATGATGGATTCACCAGAGTGGCTCGTCTGCTCAAGCAGTCCGAGGAACCCGATTCCAGGAGCCTTTTCCAGGTCGTCTTTGATTACACTTGCAAAAGGATGTTGGCCTGA